A region from the Xenopus laevis strain J_2021 chromosome 4S, Xenopus_laevis_v10.1, whole genome shotgun sequence genome encodes:
- the LOC121403709 gene encoding filamin-B-like codes for MPVTEKDLAQDAPWKKIQQNTFTRWCNEHLKCVNKRIGNLRTDLSDGLRLIALLEVLSQKRMYRKYHPRPTFSQMQLENVSVALEFLERENIKLVSIGE; via the coding sequence ATGCCGGTGACGGAGAAGGACCTGGCCCAGGACGCGCCATGGAAGAAGATCCAGCAGAATACATTCACCCGCTGGTGCAACGAGCATCTCAAGTGCGTCAATAAGCGCATCGGAAACCTGCGCACCGACCTGAGCGACGGGCTGCGACTAATCGCACTGCTGGAGGTGCTGAGCCAGAAAAGGATGTACCGCAAGTACCACCCGAGACCCACCTTCAGCCAAATGCAACTGGAGAACGTGTCTGTGGCCCTGGAGTTCCTGGAGAGGGAGAACATCAAGCTGGTGTCTATAGGTGAGTGA